CGACCTGTGGCACGAACGCACGTCGCACCTGAACGTGACGCTGGCGGCCATCAACACGACGATCCTCGTGATCTCGTCCGTGTGGTGCCAGCTCGGCGTGTTCAAGGCGGAGCACGGCATCCCCCACCGCACGGGCAAGCTGCTCGAGGTCGGCAAGTGGGGAATGCGTGAGTGGTACTCCCTCACCTACCTGTTCGGCGCGATCTTCGTCTCCGGCCAGATCATGGAGTACGCCACGCTGCACGAGGAGGGCATCTCCCTCGACAGCGACGCCTACGGCTCGATGTTCTACATCACGACCGGCTTCCATGGCATCCACGTGACCTGTGGCCTTCTCGCGTTCCTGCTCATCATCGGACGCACGTTCACCTCGCGCACCTACAGCCACCACCAGGCCACGGGCGCGATCGTGACGTCCTACTACTGGCACTTCGTGGACGTCGTGTGGATCGCGTTGTTCGCTGCCATCTACCTCCTCA
This region of Dermacoccus nishinomiyaensis genomic DNA includes:
- the ctaE gene encoding aa3-type cytochrome oxidase subunit III, producing the protein MATATTAQTSEHGIPAGHAPATRPNLTAVGTMVWLGSELMFFAGLFAMYFTIRSVAGDLWHERTSHLNVTLAAINTTILVISSVWCQLGVFKAEHGIPHRTGKLLEVGKWGMREWYSLTYLFGAIFVSGQIMEYATLHEEGISLDSDAYGSMFYITTGFHGIHVTCGLLAFLLIIGRTFTSRTYSHHQATGAIVTSYYWHFVDVVWIALFAAIYLLK